AAAAGCAGTTGGCAGAAGATATGGTGAAGTTTATTTCGCCTATCCGTGCAAAAGCAGAAGGCATCTATAACGACCGTGCTTATTTAAAGCAAGTAATTGAAAAAGGTGCTGAAAAAGCCAGGGTGAGCGCCAAGGCAACCATTGAAAAAGTAAGAGAATTGGTAGGGCTGAACTATTAAGCCTTACGCTGGGAATCTGATAATATCCTAAATTTAAACACTAAAAATCCAACCCCTGTGGGGGCTGTTATGAAGAATAATAAACCAAAACACATTGCTATAGCTGGTAATATCGGCGCTGGCAAAACCACGTTAACAGAGTTATTAGCCAAGCACTATAAATGGATACCTCAGTTTGAGGACGTAGAACACAATCCTTACCTGAACGACTTTTATGAGGACATGCCCCGTTGGAGCTTTCAGCTACAGATTTACTTCTTAAATAGCCGCTTACGCCAATTACAGGATATTGCCAGCGGTACGGAGACTGTTATTCAAGACCGCACAATATATGAGGATGCGCACATCTTTGCTCCTAACCTGCATGAGATGAACCTGATGACGCAGCGTGACTTTGATAACTATTTTGTGTTTTTTGAAACGCTGAAGAAGATGGTACAGCCACCGGATTTATTGATCTACTTGCAAGCTTCTGTACCTACCCTTGTAGGCCAGATTCAGAAAAGAGGCCGTGAATATGAAGAAAATATACGCCTGGATTACCTGAAGCGCCTGAATGAATATTACAATAAATGGATAGATGGCTATACCGAAGGCCCGCTATTAATTATTAATGTAGACGAGAACAAGTTTGGTGAGCGAGAAGAAGATTTTGGAAAGATCATCTCTAAGATCGATGCACAGCTTTATGGTTTATTCTAAACAGTAACATGCTTTATAAAAGAAAACCGCTTCTCAAACAGAAGCGGTTTTCTTTTATAAGTTGATCAATTCCTTTTTCTCTTTATCCCCCTTTCAATTAG
This genomic interval from Flavisolibacter tropicus contains the following:
- a CDS encoding deoxynucleoside kinase, yielding MKNNKPKHIAIAGNIGAGKTTLTELLAKHYKWIPQFEDVEHNPYLNDFYEDMPRWSFQLQIYFLNSRLRQLQDIASGTETVIQDRTIYEDAHIFAPNLHEMNLMTQRDFDNYFVFFETLKKMVQPPDLLIYLQASVPTLVGQIQKRGREYEENIRLDYLKRLNEYYNKWIDGYTEGPLLIINVDENKFGEREEDFGKIISKIDAQLYGLF